The following are encoded together in the Culex pipiens pallens isolate TS chromosome 1, TS_CPP_V2, whole genome shotgun sequence genome:
- the LOC128092295 gene encoding uncharacterized protein LOC128092295 — protein MEFECNKVITKDHLKALINAENIGKDKHGLTESDLNSKDRMKFKPTERIMSKEVRECLKEFVPESEGTVFLLKVMSETHAAFCDVDIEPLQRVFYMWHALFVVRCWRNSCLARKTASKECITSNAYTCMELNAHAIVMLLDMCRESPEQFLVLCFSSQPAEELFRELRSMTTTLETAVEFSMREIGDRIRRAFMKVLVSYRQKEKYTFPNIIKKLEKYPAVQQIPSKEAIKNEIERARLAASCNLVELGLSIDEQSFNDSLNMRDTSEIEFVSTGTTIVSDEEDEDEEDPHEFEFISISNKNDETASDSANEEENQIETDSDTKISGEDDEEEIIYNASELFPKFGGELRLKGSTSSKKHTFNIRDCRGKVHRIKKSKVLWMMTNGRSRQVNTRLARYKQKTQQNQTSTTS, from the exons ATGGAGTTTGAAT GTAACAAGGTCATCACCAAAGATCACTTAAAGGCTTTAATTAACGCCGAAAACATTGGCAAGGATAAACATGGGCTGACGGAAAGCGATTTGAATTCGAAGGATAGGATGAAATTTAAGCCAACCGAACGCATTATGAGTAAAGAGGTTCGCGAATGCCTAAAGGAGTTCGTACCGGAATCCGAAGGAACCGTTTTTCTGCTTAAAGTAATGAGCGAAACGCATGCGGCGTTCTGCGATGTAGACATCGAGCCGCTGCAAAGGGTGTTTTACATGTG gcATGCTTTATTCGTGGTACGATGCTGGCGAAACAGCTGTCTCGCCAGAAAAACGGCTTCAAAGGAATGTATTACTTCAAATGCATACACATGCATGGAGTTAAATGCGCATGCTATTGTAATGCTGCTGGACATGTGCAGAGAATCTCCGGAACAATTTTTAGTACTGTGTTTTTCAAGTCAACCAGCAGAGGAGCTGTTCCGGGAGTTGCGTTCCATGACGACAACATTGGAGACTGCAGTGGAATTCAGCATGAGGGAAATTGGAGATCGAATCCGTCGTGCGTTCATGAAGGTGTTAGTATCATACCGCCAAAAGGAAAAATACACTTTTCCCAATATCATCAAAAAGCTCGAAAAATACCCGGCTGTGCAGCAGATACCATCAAAGGAAgcgattaaaaatgaaattgagcGTGCTAGGCTAGCAGCATCTTGTAATCTGGTCGAGCTTGGCCTTTCTATCGATGAACAATCATTCAATGATAGTTTAAATATGCGTGATACTTCGGAAATTGAATTTGTTAGTACCGGAACCACGATTGTCTCggatgaagaagatgaagacGAAGAAGATCCACATGAATTTGAATTCATCAGCATTTCAAATAAGAACGACGAAACGGCCAGTGACAGCGCCAACGAGGaagaaaatcaaattgaaaccgATAGCGACACCAAGATATCTGGCGAAGACGACGAAGAAGAAATAATATATAATGCGAGTGAACTTTTCCCCAAATTCGGCGGCGAGCTCAGGTTGAAGGGTAGcacttcatcgaaaaaacacaccTTCAATATAAGAGACTGTAGAGGAAAGGTACACCgtattaaaaaaagcaaagttcTGTGGATGATGACGAATGGCCGTTCGCGACAAGTTAATACTCGCCTTGCAAGATACAAACAGAAAACTCAACAAAACCAAACTTCGACAACAAGCTAA